The proteins below are encoded in one region of Alistipes indistinctus YIT 12060:
- a CDS encoding ABC transporter permease — protein sequence MIRFFKISLKALQRFKTAAILNLLGLALAFTAFLVIVLHTWNEYNYDNYHPNKEHIFKVEFLRDNNTWEDGYARVLFEHLFSGSPQIRAYGIFMDYAFGPGVPMSPGAHPGELVYYEKVDRITPGFTDVIHFDILEGNVKAIADPDQVLIPESVARKFFGKESAVGKPIVLLDALSAGGKIKVSANQELNAVLYVGGVYRNFPENSRIRNVIYSGIPPQEMMHEWYTGGYRAYVLLEDPARAGTLAETLTEKNRELLSGLVIHKIRFRPLTDLYFAEKAKGDTAPGGNKQLTDILLVVAVLILVVAVVNYVNFSVALTPARIRGINTQKVLGCSVGTIRRNIVSEAIMMTVTAYLLALLVTSVVFRHGLLNRLLGNGLSLSDHLPLVGMTFALALIVGAIAGLYPAWHMTAYPPVMLLNGSFAATGRAKMLRKALIGFQYVVSIVLIICAFVIQLQHRYVSRTDVGFDKEHILQVRLSPGTGAKSELFRQKLIRHAGIVDVAFAEDEFVRDEGKAHIAYYYQNERLTQYWIGVSHNFPAVMGIPIVAGRDFRPGDEMPVAGHAVCIVNETAAKELASVSAGKRGEKTSADYRKIAGDTFLDYRTTVRIAGVFKDINFESLYRPIEPLGLWVASPGHYRYDKPYGYSYVKVTGNPLAAIDHIRVTLEELDPVYPPQIDFLDAAMDALYQKTRNQGTIVILFSLIAVLLAIMGVFGLVMFEAQSRRKEIAVRRVFGATVPEVLMLFNSGFVKIVLICFVVSVPLAWFGIHKWLESFAYRAPIRIWVFVVPLLLVLILTVLTVTFQSYRVATTNAVKSLKG from the coding sequence ATGATCCGTTTTTTTAAGATTTCGTTGAAGGCATTGCAGCGTTTCAAGACGGCCGCTATCCTCAATTTACTGGGGCTTGCGCTGGCTTTCACGGCCTTTCTGGTCATTGTGCTGCATACTTGGAACGAGTATAACTATGATAACTACCACCCGAACAAGGAACATATTTTTAAAGTCGAGTTTTTGCGGGACAATAATACCTGGGAGGATGGTTATGCACGGGTATTGTTCGAACACCTCTTTTCCGGATCCCCGCAAATCCGGGCTTACGGTATTTTCATGGATTACGCATTTGGGCCGGGGGTGCCGATGTCTCCGGGCGCCCATCCCGGAGAATTGGTGTATTATGAGAAGGTAGATCGCATTACGCCCGGATTTACGGATGTAATCCATTTCGATATCCTGGAAGGGAATGTGAAGGCGATTGCCGACCCCGATCAGGTATTGATTCCGGAGAGCGTCGCCCGGAAATTTTTTGGTAAAGAGAGCGCCGTGGGTAAGCCGATCGTTTTGCTGGATGCATTGAGTGCGGGAGGTAAAATAAAAGTATCGGCCAATCAGGAGCTAAACGCGGTGTTGTATGTAGGTGGTGTGTATCGGAATTTTCCTGAAAACTCCCGGATCCGGAACGTCATCTATTCGGGTATTCCTCCGCAGGAGATGATGCACGAGTGGTATACCGGAGGATACCGGGCCTATGTTTTGTTGGAAGACCCTGCCCGGGCCGGAACTTTGGCGGAAACCCTGACCGAAAAGAACCGGGAGTTGCTTTCCGGACTAGTTATCCATAAAATCCGGTTCCGGCCGTTGACCGATCTCTATTTTGCCGAGAAAGCCAAGGGCGATACCGCTCCCGGCGGGAACAAACAGCTGACCGATATCCTCCTGGTGGTGGCTGTGCTGATCCTGGTGGTGGCTGTTGTCAACTATGTCAATTTTTCGGTTGCGCTGACGCCTGCCCGCATCAGGGGCATCAATACACAAAAAGTGTTGGGATGTTCCGTCGGTACCATTCGCAGGAATATTGTTTCGGAAGCGATTATGATGACCGTTACGGCCTATCTGCTGGCCTTGCTGGTCACGTCGGTCGTCTTCAGGCACGGGTTGTTGAACCGTTTGCTTGGTAACGGGCTGTCGCTTTCGGACCATTTGCCGTTGGTGGGGATGACTTTCGCGCTGGCTTTGATTGTGGGAGCGATAGCCGGACTCTATCCGGCGTGGCATATGACGGCATACCCTCCGGTCATGCTTCTCAACGGCTCGTTTGCGGCGACCGGGCGTGCCAAAATGTTGCGGAAGGCATTGATCGGTTTTCAATACGTGGTGTCTATCGTGCTCATTATTTGCGCCTTCGTGATACAGCTCCAGCACCGTTATGTGAGCCGTACCGATGTCGGTTTTGATAAGGAGCATATCCTGCAGGTAAGGCTTTCGCCGGGAACCGGCGCAAAGAGTGAATTGTTCCGCCAAAAGCTGATCCGACATGCCGGAATTGTCGATGTGGCGTTTGCCGAAGATGAATTTGTCCGGGATGAGGGGAAAGCCCATATTGCCTATTATTATCAAAACGAGCGGTTAACGCAGTATTGGATCGGGGTTTCACATAACTTCCCCGCCGTGATGGGCATTCCTATCGTAGCCGGCCGGGATTTCCGGCCTGGAGATGAAATGCCGGTAGCGGGCCATGCCGTCTGCATTGTCAATGAAACGGCTGCGAAAGAGTTGGCTTCGGTTTCGGCCGGGAAGCGAGGAGAAAAGACAAGTGCGGATTATCGGAAAATTGCCGGGGATACTTTCTTGGATTACCGTACGACGGTCCGCATTGCGGGGGTCTTTAAGGATATCAATTTCGAATCTTTATACCGCCCGATCGAGCCGCTCGGATTGTGGGTCGCTTCGCCGGGACACTACCGGTATGATAAACCGTATGGCTATTCGTATGTCAAGGTCACTGGTAACCCGCTGGCAGCCATTGACCACATCCGGGTTACGTTAGAGGAACTCGATCCGGTCTATCCTCCCCAAATCGATTTCTTGGATGCAGCGATGGACGCCTTGTACCAAAAGACCCGGAATCAGGGGACAATCGTGATTTTATTCAGCCTGATTGCAGTGCTGCTCGCAATTATGGGGGTATTCGGCCTCGTGATGTTCGAAGCGCAAAGCAGACGCAAGGAGATTGCCGTACGGCGCGTGTTCGGTGCTACCGTTCCGGAAGTGTTGATGCTGTTCAATTCGGGATTCGTGAAAATCGTTCTCATTTGTTTCGTCGTGTCGGTTCCGCTGGCTTGGTTCGGAATACATAAATGGCTGGAGAGTTTTGCGTACCGGGCACCGATCCGTATTTGGGTTTTTGTTGTCCCGCTGTTGCTGGTA
- a CDS encoding MFS transporter — MESAKHKNYALPIAMMFALFAMISFVTGLTNPLGVIIKNQFGVPNWMSQLGNAANFIAYAFMGIPAGMLLKRIGYKKTALAAIAVGIVGVGTQFFSGIVPENMAFAIYLTGAFVAGFSMCMLNTVVNPMLNTLGGGGKRGNQLIQFGGSLNSISATIVPVFVGYLMGNVATATINKANPALFIAIGIFALAFIVLYFMQIPEPAQEIEAQKESAEGVKDPHSALSFRHFILGAVAIFLYVGVEVGIPNFVNLFLSTPVDAVDSVPGLGYEAALAGSICGTYWFLMLIGRLFGGFLGAKFSSKAMLTFVSLLGLLFVLLAIFLPETIKVDMPVFQSDISFGLAEVPIGIMFLILCGLCTSVMWGGIFNLAVEGLGKYTAMASGIFMVMVCGGGILPLIQGGVADLFGYMASYWVVFAALIYMLYYALIGCKNVNKNIPVD; from the coding sequence ATGGAATCTGCAAAACACAAGAATTATGCGCTGCCCATCGCGATGATGTTCGCGCTGTTCGCGATGATTTCGTTCGTGACCGGATTGACCAATCCGCTCGGCGTAATCATCAAGAACCAGTTCGGCGTACCCAACTGGATGTCGCAGCTGGGCAATGCCGCCAATTTCATCGCCTATGCTTTCATGGGCATTCCGGCCGGTATGCTGCTCAAGCGGATCGGTTACAAAAAGACCGCTTTGGCTGCGATTGCCGTCGGTATCGTCGGCGTAGGCACGCAGTTCTTCTCGGGTATCGTGCCGGAGAACATGGCCTTTGCCATCTACCTGACGGGGGCTTTTGTGGCCGGTTTCTCGATGTGTATGCTCAACACCGTGGTCAACCCGATGTTGAACACGCTCGGCGGCGGCGGTAAGCGGGGCAACCAGCTGATCCAGTTCGGCGGCTCGCTGAACTCGATTTCGGCTACGATCGTTCCGGTTTTCGTCGGTTACCTGATGGGTAATGTGGCCACTGCCACGATCAACAAGGCGAATCCGGCGCTTTTCATTGCGATCGGCATCTTCGCACTGGCGTTTATCGTGCTCTATTTTATGCAGATTCCCGAACCGGCACAGGAGATCGAAGCGCAAAAAGAGTCTGCGGAAGGTGTTAAGGATCCGCACAGCGCACTTTCGTTCCGTCACTTTATTCTGGGTGCGGTTGCCATTTTCCTTTACGTGGGTGTCGAAGTCGGTATTCCGAACTTCGTCAACCTGTTTCTGTCGACGCCTGTCGATGCCGTGGACAGCGTGCCGGGGTTGGGGTATGAAGCGGCCCTGGCCGGGTCGATCTGCGGAACTTACTGGTTCCTGATGCTGATCGGCCGTCTGTTCGGCGGTTTCCTCGGCGCTAAATTCTCCAGCAAGGCGATGCTGACCTTTGTGTCGCTGTTGGGCCTGTTGTTCGTATTACTGGCTATTTTCCTGCCCGAAACGATCAAGGTCGACATGCCGGTGTTCCAATCCGATATTTCGTTCGGTCTGGCTGAAGTGCCCATCGGTATCATGTTCCTGATCCTGTGCGGTCTTTGCACCTCGGTCATGTGGGGCGGCATCTTCAACTTGGCGGTTGAGGGGCTGGGCAAGTACACCGCAATGGCATCCGGCATCTTCATGGTGATGGTTTGCGGCGGCGGTATCCTGCCGTTGATCCAGGGCGGTGTAGCCGACCTGTTCGGTTATATGGCCAGCTATTGGGTCGTCTTCGCGGCCCTGATCTACATGCTTTACTACGCATTGATCGGCTGCAAGAACGTCAACAAGAATATTCCGGTGGATTAA
- a CDS encoding aldose epimerase family protein, producing the protein MNSIEQQIWGFTPDGEAVILYTMTNGTGASVQLSNIGAGIVAVNVPDRNGNLADVALGYNSFESYFGDGPYMGKTPGRFANRIGEGRFTLDGVEYRLAQNSGGQHLHGGLKGFANKVWDGRVETDRVVFSLVSPDGDDKYPGEVTAEVCYDWNDACELEITYYARTDAPTIINLTNHAYFNLKGEHAGRAMEQELQLNAAKFLWYDRNCIPTGELVDVKGTPMDFTEPKPLARDIDADYEPLRIGHGYDQSWAIDGYEKGKLSEAGVLYDPESGRRMRILTTQPSAHVYTGNFLQGCPTSISGGEYANRAGVAIECQAYPNSPNREHFPSTVLRPGELYNEKIVFRFETDK; encoded by the coding sequence ATGAACAGTATTGAACAGCAAATATGGGGCTTTACGCCCGACGGCGAAGCCGTGATCCTCTATACGATGACCAACGGCACCGGCGCATCGGTGCAACTGAGCAATATCGGGGCCGGGATCGTGGCCGTCAATGTGCCTGACCGCAACGGCAACCTGGCCGATGTGGCGCTCGGGTACAACAGTTTCGAAAGTTATTTCGGCGATGGCCCTTATATGGGCAAAACACCGGGACGCTTTGCGAACCGGATCGGCGAGGGGCGTTTTACGCTCGACGGAGTGGAGTACCGGCTGGCACAAAATTCCGGTGGACAGCATCTGCACGGCGGCCTGAAAGGTTTTGCCAATAAGGTGTGGGACGGCCGGGTCGAGACCGACCGGGTGGTCTTCTCGCTGGTGAGTCCCGACGGGGACGACAAGTATCCGGGCGAAGTGACCGCCGAGGTGTGCTACGACTGGAACGATGCCTGCGAGTTGGAGATTACCTATTATGCCAGAACCGACGCCCCGACGATCATCAACCTCACGAACCACGCCTATTTCAACCTCAAGGGTGAGCATGCGGGCCGTGCGATGGAGCAGGAATTGCAGCTCAATGCGGCGAAATTCCTCTGGTACGACCGGAACTGCATCCCTACCGGCGAGTTGGTCGACGTGAAGGGGACTCCGATGGATTTCACGGAGCCAAAACCCCTCGCACGCGATATCGATGCCGATTACGAGCCGTTGCGCATCGGGCACGGCTATGACCAGAGTTGGGCGATCGACGGTTACGAGAAGGGCAAGCTGAGCGAAGCGGGTGTGCTGTACGATCCGGAGAGCGGTCGGCGTATGCGTATCCTGACGACGCAGCCTTCGGCACATGTCTATACGGGTAATTTCCTGCAGGGGTGTCCTACGAGCATCAGTGGCGGAGAGTACGCCAACCGCGCCGGCGTGGCGATCGAATGCCAGGCTTATCCGAACAGCCCCAACCGGGAACATTTCCCTTCGACCGTGTTGCGTCCTGGTGAATTGTACAACGAGAAAATCGTCTTCCGTTTCGAAACGGACAAGTAA
- a CDS encoding nucleotidyltransferase family protein gives MVKPTLLVLAAGMGSRYGSLKQMDGVGPNGEAIIDYSIYDAIRAGFGKVVFVIRHLFEKEFREIFTPGRFGGQIEVDFVFQELDKLPAGFTVPAERVKPWGTNHAVMMAAGVIREEPFAVINADDFYGQEAYQTIGRYLRSVAGQKNHYCMVGYEVQNTLSDFGAVSRGVCGVDANNNLTSMVERTSIERINGKIVFKDENGEMRPLDGKAPVSMNMFGFTPDYFDYSEKYFSSYLKDNIDNPKSEFYIPTMVNKLVNDGTAQMRVLHCPAQWFGVTYKEDRPAVVERIRKLIAAGNYPEKLWK, from the coding sequence ATGGTTAAACCGACACTTTTGGTTTTGGCGGCCGGGATGGGGTCGCGTTATGGTTCGCTCAAACAGATGGACGGCGTAGGCCCGAACGGCGAAGCGATTATCGACTACTCGATTTACGATGCGATCCGGGCCGGTTTCGGTAAGGTCGTCTTCGTGATTCGTCATCTTTTCGAAAAGGAATTCCGTGAAATATTCACTCCCGGGCGTTTCGGCGGGCAGATCGAAGTGGATTTTGTATTTCAGGAGCTGGATAAACTTCCCGCCGGATTTACCGTGCCTGCCGAGCGGGTCAAACCCTGGGGAACGAACCATGCCGTGATGATGGCTGCCGGTGTGATCCGCGAAGAGCCTTTTGCCGTAATCAATGCCGACGATTTTTACGGTCAGGAGGCTTACCAGACGATCGGACGCTACCTGCGTTCGGTGGCCGGACAGAAGAATCACTACTGCATGGTCGGCTACGAGGTGCAGAACACGCTGTCTGATTTCGGAGCCGTGTCGCGCGGAGTATGCGGCGTGGATGCCAACAACAACCTGACCTCGATGGTCGAGCGGACCTCCATCGAGCGGATCAATGGCAAGATCGTGTTCAAGGATGAGAACGGCGAGATGCGTCCGTTGGATGGCAAGGCTCCCGTTTCGATGAACATGTTCGGGTTTACGCCCGACTATTTCGACTACTCTGAGAAGTATTTCAGCTCTTACCTGAAGGATAATATCGACAATCCGAAATCGGAATTCTACATTCCGACGATGGTCAACAAACTGGTGAACGACGGTACGGCGCAGATGCGCGTGCTGCACTGTCCTGCACAATGGTTCGGCGTGACCTATAAAGAAGACCGTCCGGCCGTGGTGGAGCGCATCCGTAAATTGATCGCGGCGGGGAACTATCCCGAAAAGCTCTGGAAATAG
- a CDS encoding murein hydrolase activator EnvC family protein, giving the protein MKTNFKNSYRYFIRHLREKHRFSIRNQHTDTEVWYIYISPLNVLAGLLALVLVLFIIVTTTVAYTPILDFIPGYPGNKSRTMLIENIMRLDSLEKEIKNMQIYNENVALIMAGKNPVTRNDMQTADSASRSKNPTVGAIIEDSILRSQMENPGSAYSINNPDAARKTLRSALELFTPVKGVVASKFEPKEGAYGIRVVTTANQPVMAILDGTVISSSWTPSDGYVLFIQHSNNLTSVYRHNNEVIRKVGDRVRSGEIIGYTGSTQPDAAKKNLFEIELWHNGTPVDPQSYIVF; this is encoded by the coding sequence GTGAAGACCAACTTTAAGAATAGCTACCGCTACTTCATACGCCACCTGCGGGAGAAGCACCGCTTCAGCATCCGTAACCAGCACACCGATACCGAAGTGTGGTATATCTACATCAGCCCGCTGAACGTGCTGGCCGGACTGTTGGCCCTGGTGCTGGTCCTGTTCATCATCGTTACCACGACGGTCGCCTACACGCCGATCCTGGACTTCATCCCCGGATATCCGGGCAACAAGTCCCGCACGATGCTCATCGAGAATATCATGCGCCTCGATTCACTCGAAAAAGAGATCAAGAACATGCAGATCTATAACGAGAACGTCGCGCTGATCATGGCCGGCAAAAATCCGGTCACGCGCAACGACATGCAGACCGCGGATTCGGCCTCCCGCAGCAAGAATCCGACGGTAGGCGCCATCATCGAAGACTCGATCCTGCGCAGCCAGATGGAGAATCCGGGAAGCGCTTACAGCATTAACAATCCCGACGCGGCCCGTAAAACGCTGCGCAGTGCGCTGGAGCTTTTCACCCCGGTCAAAGGAGTCGTCGCATCGAAGTTCGAGCCGAAAGAGGGAGCTTACGGCATCCGGGTAGTCACCACGGCCAACCAGCCGGTCATGGCTATCCTGGACGGGACTGTGATCTCCTCGTCGTGGACGCCTTCCGACGGCTATGTGCTGTTCATCCAGCACAGCAACAACCTGACGTCGGTTTACCGGCACAACAACGAAGTGATCCGCAAGGTCGGCGACCGTGTACGCAGCGGTGAGATCATCGGCTATACGGGCAGTACGCAGCCCGATGCCGCAAAGAAGAATTTGTTTGAAATCGAACTGTGGCACAACGGCACGCCCGTCGACCCGCAAAGTTATATCGTATTCTGA
- a CDS encoding 1-deoxy-D-xylulose-5-phosphate reductoisomerase gives MERKQRLAVLGSTGSIGTQTLDIVRNYPERFEITTLTAHSNWEALAAQAVEFAPDNVVIANERFYTPLREALSSQPIKVYAGEQALEQVVRSEAVDTVVMALVGYSGLFPTVSALLHGKKVALANKECLVVAGEIITALSAEHRAPILPVDSEHSAIFQCLVGEPSPVEKVILTASGGPFLHKTAAELEKVSVEDALNHPCWTMGAKVTIDSASLMNKGFEVIEAKWLFGLRPDQIDVLIHPRSVIHSMVQFADGAVKAQLGTPDMHLPIQYALSFPERMPLDGPRIDFAELGCLEFFKPDTARFPNLGLAFECLRRGGNAGGILNAANEIAVAAFLDGQIGFTDIPRINTETLARATAIARPTLDQYRQTDAEAREIARSLLPAQARSRNCKAQSLNS, from the coding sequence ATGGAGCGTAAACAGCGACTGGCCGTCTTAGGCTCTACCGGTTCGATCGGCACCCAGACCCTCGACATCGTGCGGAATTACCCCGAACGGTTCGAGATCACCACACTCACCGCGCACAGCAATTGGGAAGCGCTCGCGGCACAGGCCGTCGAATTCGCCCCCGACAACGTCGTCATTGCAAACGAACGTTTTTATACCCCCCTGCGGGAAGCGCTCTCGTCGCAACCGATCAAAGTATACGCCGGCGAGCAGGCGCTCGAGCAGGTGGTACGCTCGGAAGCGGTCGACACGGTAGTCATGGCTTTGGTGGGCTACAGCGGGCTCTTCCCGACCGTCAGCGCCCTGTTGCACGGAAAAAAAGTAGCTCTTGCCAACAAAGAGTGCCTCGTCGTGGCGGGGGAAATCATCACCGCGCTCTCGGCCGAACACCGGGCGCCGATCCTGCCCGTAGATTCGGAACACTCTGCAATTTTCCAGTGTCTCGTGGGGGAGCCGAGTCCGGTCGAAAAGGTAATCCTGACCGCCTCCGGCGGTCCCTTCCTGCATAAAACGGCTGCGGAGCTCGAAAAAGTGTCCGTCGAAGATGCACTGAACCATCCCTGCTGGACAATGGGGGCCAAAGTGACGATCGACTCGGCATCGCTGATGAACAAAGGCTTCGAAGTGATCGAGGCCAAATGGCTGTTCGGACTGCGGCCCGACCAGATCGACGTATTGATCCATCCCCGCAGTGTGATCCATTCGATGGTACAGTTCGCCGACGGGGCAGTCAAAGCACAACTCGGCACACCCGATATGCACCTGCCGATCCAGTATGCGCTCTCGTTTCCGGAACGCATGCCGCTGGACGGTCCGCGCATCGATTTCGCAGAACTGGGATGCCTCGAATTTTTCAAGCCGGACACCGCCCGCTTCCCGAACCTCGGCCTCGCATTCGAATGCCTGCGCCGGGGTGGTAATGCGGGGGGAATCCTCAATGCTGCGAACGAAATTGCGGTAGCCGCTTTTCTGGACGGGCAAATCGGTTTCACCGATATCCCGCGTATCAACACCGAAACCCTCGCACGGGCCACCGCAATCGCACGCCCCACGCTGGACCAGTACCGGCAAACCGACGCCGAAGCCCGGGAGATCGCCCGGAGCCTGTTGCCCGCACAGGCCCGCAGCCGCAACTGCAAAGCACAATCACTCAACTCATAA
- the rseP gene encoding RIP metalloprotease RseP, which yields MDIVIKVLQFILSFSLLVIIHEFGHFFFARLFGTRVEKFYLFFNPWFSLFKFKKGETTYGVGWIPFGGYVKIAGMIDESMDTEQMKQPVQPWEFRAKPAWQRLLIMVGGVVMNIVLAVCIYIGISYTWGDNYIASKDVKYGYVFNDVAKEIGLRDGDKIIDVAGEPVEDCARILQTMIFDQAPYVTVERDGTAMRIDIPETATAKILDTKNFMDIRVPFVIAQAAKGGGAAKAGLQPGDTLIAFNGVGMRYFDEYQQAFSAHKGEQVNLGIARDSGGVTKIITVPVEISNEGLIEAKLVPINELIPISTHRYSFLESIPHGIKLTGTEISSYAKQIKLLFSPKTEAYKSLGGIMTLGSVFPTYWSWEAFWHITAFFSIVLAIMNILPIPGLDGGHVLFLLVEVITRRKPSDKFMERATTVGFILILALLIFANGNDIYRFFIK from the coding sequence ATGGATATCGTCATCAAAGTTCTTCAGTTCATTCTCAGTTTCTCGCTGCTGGTCATCATACACGAATTCGGACATTTCTTTTTCGCGCGCCTTTTCGGCACGCGGGTGGAAAAGTTCTACCTCTTCTTCAATCCGTGGTTCTCGCTGTTCAAATTCAAAAAGGGAGAAACCACTTACGGCGTAGGATGGATTCCTTTCGGCGGCTATGTGAAGATTGCCGGCATGATCGACGAGTCAATGGATACCGAGCAGATGAAACAACCCGTCCAACCGTGGGAGTTCCGCGCCAAACCGGCCTGGCAGCGGCTGCTGATCATGGTCGGCGGCGTCGTGATGAACATCGTACTGGCCGTCTGCATCTACATCGGCATCAGCTATACGTGGGGAGACAACTACATCGCCTCGAAGGATGTCAAATACGGTTATGTGTTCAACGATGTAGCCAAAGAGATCGGACTGCGCGACGGCGACAAAATCATCGACGTAGCCGGCGAACCGGTCGAAGATTGCGCCAGGATTCTCCAAACGATGATTTTCGACCAGGCCCCGTACGTCACCGTCGAACGCGACGGTACGGCCATGCGTATCGACATTCCCGAAACGGCTACGGCCAAGATACTGGATACCAAAAACTTCATGGATATCCGCGTACCCTTCGTAATCGCCCAGGCCGCGAAAGGCGGCGGCGCAGCGAAAGCAGGACTGCAGCCGGGCGACACGCTGATCGCTTTCAACGGTGTGGGTATGCGCTATTTCGACGAATACCAGCAAGCCTTCTCCGCACACAAAGGGGAGCAGGTCAACCTCGGGATCGCACGCGACTCGGGGGGAGTGACCAAAATCATCACCGTGCCCGTTGAGATTTCGAACGAAGGGTTGATCGAAGCGAAGCTCGTCCCGATCAACGAGCTGATCCCGATCAGCACCCACCGATACTCTTTCCTCGAGTCGATTCCGCATGGAATCAAGCTCACCGGCACCGAGATCAGCAGCTATGCAAAACAGATCAAACTGCTTTTCTCGCCCAAAACCGAAGCGTACAAGTCGCTCGGCGGGATCATGACGCTCGGCAGCGTATTCCCCACTTATTGGAGTTGGGAAGCGTTCTGGCACATCACCGCATTCTTCTCGATCGTACTGGCGATTATGAATATCCTGCCGATCCCGGGGCTCGACGGCGGCCATGTGCTGTTCCTGCTTGTGGAAGTAATTACGCGGCGCAAACCCAGCGATAAATTCATGGAGCGCGCGACCACGGTCGGCTTTATCCTGATCCTCGCACTACTGATCTTTGCGAACGGCAACGATATTTACAGGTTTTTCATCAAATAA
- a CDS encoding threonine aldolase family protein: protein MRSFGSDNHSGIHPQILAAITAANSDHDFAYGDDAVTTRATKALQALFGGEPDVYFVFNGTGANLLALKTLTRSFNAVVCAGTAHICVDECGAPEALAGCKLLAIDTPDGKLTPELVRTRLHGFGFQHHAQPKVISISQPTELGTLYTAGEIRALADLAHEHDMFLHVDGARFANAVAALGITPKAMIADTGVDVLSFGGTKNGMMVGEAVIFFRPECARAAMYERKQLTQLASKMRFIAAQFEAYLQDDLWLQLAAHSNEMANYMASGIRKLDGVTLTCQPQANGLFAVMPREAIERLRKEYFFYDWDEERNEVRWMCSFDTTREDIDRFIAVLKRILSHG from the coding sequence ATGCGCAGTTTCGGAAGCGACAACCATTCGGGCATTCATCCGCAGATCCTCGCGGCCATCACGGCTGCAAACAGCGACCATGATTTCGCCTACGGCGACGATGCGGTTACGACCCGTGCGACGAAAGCGTTGCAGGCTCTTTTTGGCGGAGAGCCGGATGTTTATTTCGTATTCAACGGTACGGGAGCGAACCTGCTTGCGCTCAAAACGCTCACCCGATCGTTCAACGCCGTTGTCTGTGCGGGGACCGCACACATCTGTGTCGACGAATGCGGAGCACCGGAAGCGCTCGCGGGCTGCAAACTGCTGGCGATCGATACTCCGGACGGAAAACTGACCCCGGAACTGGTTCGTACGCGCCTGCACGGATTCGGGTTCCAACACCACGCCCAGCCCAAAGTGATCTCGATCTCTCAGCCGACCGAATTGGGCACGCTCTATACCGCCGGTGAAATCCGCGCCCTGGCCGATCTGGCACACGAACACGATATGTTCCTGCATGTGGACGGAGCGCGGTTCGCGAATGCCGTAGCCGCACTCGGCATCACGCCCAAAGCGATGATTGCGGATACGGGAGTGGACGTTCTCTCGTTCGGCGGAACGAAAAACGGCATGATGGTCGGCGAAGCGGTGATCTTTTTCCGGCCGGAATGCGCACGAGCAGCCATGTACGAACGCAAACAACTCACACAGCTCGCTTCGAAAATGCGCTTTATCGCCGCGCAATTCGAGGCTTATCTCCAAGATGATCTCTGGTTGCAACTGGCCGCTCATTCAAACGAAATGGCAAATTATATGGCCTCCGGGATCCGCAAACTCGACGGCGTCACCCTCACCTGCCAACCGCAGGCGAACGGCCTTTTCGCCGTCATGCCGCGCGAGGCGATCGAACGGTTGCGCAAGGAATACTTCTTCTACGACTGGGACGAGGAGCGAAACGAAGTACGTTGGATGTGTTCGTTCGACACGACGCGCGAGGATATCGACCGCTTCATCGCGGTCTTAAAACGCATCTTGAGCCATGGCTAA